In Saccharomyces eubayanus strain FM1318 chromosome XV, whole genome shotgun sequence, a single window of DNA contains:
- the ERP4 gene encoding Erp4p, translating into MRSQSSLSIMRVFALIATLFTSSFFAHAFSSNYAPIGISLPAFTKECLYYDLFSDEDVLVVNYQVLTGGNFEIDFDITAPDGTVIVTERQKKHSDFLLKSFGVGKYTFCLSNNYGTSPKKVEITLEKEKETVSSQERKEDIIANNAIEEIDRNLNKIMKTMDYLRAREWRNMYTVSSTDSRLTWLSLLIMGVMVGISIVQALIIQFFFNSRQKNYV; encoded by the coding sequence ATGCGTTCTCAATCGTCGCTAAGCATTATGCGTGTTTTTGCTCTGATCGCGACTTTGTTTACTTCATCCTTCTTCGCTCATGCATTTTCCTCCAACTATGCTCCTATAGGCATTTCTTTACCTGCTTTCACGAAAGAATGTCTCTACTATGATTTGTTCTCTGATGAGGATGTGCTCGTGGTCAATTATCAAGTCTTGACTGGTGGGAACTTTGAGATAGATTTCGACATTACCGCCCCTGATGGCACTGTCATTGTTACTGAAAGGCAAAAGAAACACTCTGATTTTTTACTGAAGTCGTTTGGTGTGGGCAAATATACATTCTGTTTGAGTAATAACTATGGTACTTCCccaaaaaaagttgaaataactctagaaaaagaaaaggaaactgTTTCCTCTcaagaaaggaaagagGATATTATCGCCAATAATGCCATCGAAGAAATCGACAGAAACCTGAATAAGATCATGAAAACGATGGACTACTTAAGGGCTAGAGAATGGAGAAACATGTACACAGTAAGCTCTACAGATTCAAGGTTAACGTGGCTATCATTATTAATTATGGGAGTAATGGTCGGTATTAGTATAGTGCAAGCTTTgattattcaatttttttttaatagtCGCCAAAAAAACTATGTATAA
- the PET127 gene encoding Pet127p, with protein sequence MMSFYGYNVLSRRLSVQAWSIGGGSRGSHQRWIGHTSAALIDAVNEETPPDKLRSDLHSALQMVDEIYDTNTAAEDVNDKGKEGRQKYTREMDKAFNLLKTNIKKEDRQIKYLKPTRARTRPTSGSYTFQINAQKVKHTLVPYNRKGAHKNDHKPPEIAHGLTRVLYQPLSLQKLRDNRSGMYNFDPAVEDINPEFLEKRSEENINASSLGSKQTKPIFITPHKDESLLKVANEHKKKYISSSSSMTSILSQLHYLLSNFRKLNIIDSSISRNFPQKNCNYSESAYFPSTVILRKKKKGVCSIDSDRSLDREMVLSVLGHYLEDFLTKKSPNSLQAENYHYSSIDEFIVRSQLDAYDPNLPGTGVFDLKTRAVSAIRYDLSHVENNNNQTGYEIDRVYGEFESLEREYFELIRSALLKYSLQARIGKMDGIFVAYHNISKMFGFQYLPLDELDYIIHSSCNNKFDSLLEQKDEIMKGIYGEEDYILRHSRNDKEIASLVASREFKMSMNLFSNILKHVEQLLNSNTTSWEMCKIMLKTEVEEKQLKNGRFFNEPVLNIVALPLTSGYEDKSLLVKEASNEQLTEELTNIRLYNENLLEENLDMLVGFKVNVKHFYHHHPSTMNLPTFASKKKDILDPDAREYISDIMKRDWYKDIRSTQTPNFFHASDVSTWEVNSTFTDIIDKKELRSLYLKYLDVKLKALKNQVLTRQEPDTSRKDEIINRIKKLQTRRKHGSSTSHNKSSNFGPSRLQTKLRAYAKKGALRRKLWESNAKLHA encoded by the coding sequence ATGATGAGTTTTTATGGCTATAATGTTCTGTCCAGGCGTCTCTCTGTCCAAGCCTGGAGCATAGGTGGCGGTAGTAGAGGCAGCCATCAGCGATGGATTGGCCATACAAGCGCTGCTCTCATAGATGCTGTCAATGAGGAAACCCCACCTGACAAGTTACGTTCCGACCTACATAGCGCCCTTCAGATGGTTGATGAAATATACGATACAAATACTGCGGCAGAGGACGTTAATGACAAGGGCAAGGAAGGTCGACAAAAATATACCCGAGAGATGGACAAGGCCTTTAATTTGCTTAAAACAAACATAAAGAAGGAAGATAGACAaattaaatatttgaagCCTACAAGAGCACGAACGCGCCCTACTAGCGGGTCATATACCTTCCAAATAAATGCTCAAAAAGTTAAGCATACATTAGTACCTTACAATCGAAAAGGTGCTCATAAAAACGACCATAAGCCACCTGAAATAGCCCATGGGCTGACTAGAGTACTATATCAACCCTTGTCGTTACAAAAATTGAGAGATAATAGAAGCGGAATGTATAATTTTGACCCTGCAGTGGAGGATATCAATCCAGAGTTTTTGGAGAAGAGAAGTGAAGAGAATATAAATGCGAGTTCTCTTGGGAGTAAACAAACGAAACCAATTTTCATCACACCTCACAAGGATGAATCTCTATTGAAGGTTGCCAACgaacacaaaaaaaaatacatttCCTCGTCAAGTTCTATGACCTCGATACTTTCCCAGTTGCATTATCTTCTTTCCAACTTTAGAAAGTTGAACATCATTGATTCTTCGATATCTAGGAACTTCCCTCAGAAAAATTGTAATTATTCAGAAAGTGCATATTTTCCATCAACAGTCattttaagaaagaaaaaaaaaggcgTTTGTTCTATCGATTCCGATCGAAGTCTGGATAGAGAAATGGTTCTCTCTGTACTGGGACACTATCTTGAAGATTTCCTAACAAAAAAGTCGCCTAACAGTTTACAAGCTGAAAACTACCATTATTCCAGCATAGACGAATTCATCGTGAGATCTCAATTAGACGCCTACGATCCAAATCTACCTGGAACTGGTGTTTTTGATTTAAAGACAAGGGCTGTTTCTGCTATAAGGTATGATTTGTCACATGTAGAGAATAACAATAATCAAACTGGATACGAGATAGACCGGGTCTATGGCGAATTTGAATCCTTGGAAAGggaatattttgaattgaTAAGGTCCGcacttttgaaatattctttacAGGCTAGAATTGGTAAAATGGACGGTATATTTGTTGCCTATCACAATATCTCTAAAATGTTTGGATTCCAATATCTACCTTTGGATGAGTTAGATTATATAATACATTCTTCATGCAACAACAAATTTGATAGTTTATTAGAGCAGAAGGACGAAATTATGAAAGGCATATATGGTGAAGAAGACTACATTTTACGCCACAGTAGGAACGACAAAGAGATTGCCTCCTTGGTGGCTAGTAGAGAATTTAAAATGTCAATGAATTTGTTTAGCAATATTTTGAAGCATGTTGAGCAATTACTGAACTCAAACACTACTAGCTGGGAAATGTGTAAAATAATGCTCAAAACcgaagttgaagaaaaacagcTGAAAAATGGCCGCTTCTTTAACGAGCCAGTTCTAAATATCGTAGCCCTGCCACTAACATCTGGGTATGAGGATAAATCACTACTGGTAAAGGAGGCTTCGAACGAACAATTGACAGAAGAGCTAACGAACATTCGCCTGTATAATGAAAATCTTTTAGAAGAGAACTTGGATATGTTGGTCGGCTTTAAGGTAAACGTCAAGCATTTCTACCATCATCACCCTAGTACTATGAATCTGCCAACATTTGCttcgaaaaagaaagatattCTGGACCCCGATGCCCGTGAATATATTTCTGACATAATGAAGCGAGATTGGTATAAGGATATACGATCCACACAAACTCCAAACTTCTTCCATGCATCAGATGTTTCCACTTGGGAAGTCAATTCTACCTTTACAGATATCATCGATAAGAAGGAGTTGAGGAGTTTATACCTGAAATATCTAGATGTTAAATTAAAGGCGTTGAAGAACCAAGTCCTTACACGTCAGGAACCAGACACATCCCGAAAGGATGAAATTATAAATcgaatcaaaaaattgcaaaCCCGCAGGAAACACGGCAGTAGCACAAGTCACAacaaatcatcaaattttGGTCCCTCACGACTACAAACCAAGCTGCGTGCATACGCCAAGAAGGGTGCTCTACGAAGGAAACTTTGGGAAAGTAATGCTAAATTGCATGCGTAA
- the ROD1 gene encoding Rod1p, whose amino-acid sequence MSFCLESLLHFSAFLSYCLTGKKRKGVPFSKQICERDRDANLILITSREIILVSIYHLLLPSYKQPMFSSSSRPSKEPLLFDIRLRSLDNDVLLIKGPPDEASSVLLSGTIVLSITEPIQIKSLALRLFGKLRLNVPTVLQTANGPYKRYSKFERSIYSHFWDDFNIKSYFQNLYDNHNNGKTTISSKSSTNLATLPKRTRALSSTSLISNNGQTSTNKNYRTLVKGNYEFPFSAIIPGSLVESVEGLPNAAVTYTLEATIERPKQPDLVCKKHLRVIRTLATDAVELSETVSVDNSWPEKVDYTISIPTKAIAIGSSAMIDILIVPVLKGLKLGPIRITLVETSQYCGSYGGIINQDRVVTKLKLKDPLKHIAQIKKRRSLNETNDEDFDMGTGEFQDKWEVQALLNIPASLSKCSQDCRILSNIKVRHKIKFTISLLNPDGHISELRAALPVQLFISPFVPVNVKTSDVIERTLKTFGPSYQATTQNDSSFSNKRFIDNTEEDVIFQRSVSELQLSSMPTIVNGSNSNAHNPDAETSTTNDAAMVASLMVPPNYGNHVYDRVYGETTNQNKISTPVPPVASESQVLDDIQNLYISDSNDTNNSTSARNPEIRIDDGNPNNCDSQDNSVNNSSSNLVINFLTVNDNSNSASGSRYNNYTTNTGLNSPSLTPSFAHLSRRNSYSRQTSSTSLKNDLELSTLSRVPSYDKAMKSDMIGEDLPPAYPEEELDSQQNKKVELERPKILHHKSTSSLLQFPSSSKTSNNVKSSSSKTHLSHSPLPKSNNTSSVSLQQLTRSNTDSSFNLNLSFAAPKSNSASRHFSFNMTPSLTNSNTNSQNNLYFSNAELASDADQARPEENYMGSVETQRSRSSSIRSNTSNSPSRQKTGSFSNFMEMFTRRDRA is encoded by the coding sequence ATGAGTTTTTGCTTAGAAAGCCTCTTGCATTTTTCAgcatttctttcttattgCTTAAccggaaaaaaaagaaaaggggtccccttttcaaaacaaatatgtGAACGAGATAGAGATGCAAATCTAATATTGATAACGAGTAGAGAGATCATCCTAGTTTCCATCTATCACTTGCTTCTCCCTTCATATAAACAACCGatgttttcatcttcttctcgACCTTCTAAAGAGCCATTACTATTTGACATTAGACTAAGAAGCCTAGATAATGATGTTTTGTTAATAAAAGGTCCTCCAGACGAGGCATCCTCTGTGTTACTATCTGGTACTATTGTCTTATCTATTACCGAACCTATCCAAATTAAATCTTTAGCGTTGAgactttttggaaaattgaGGTTAAATGTTCCAACAGTTTTGCAAACTGCTAATGGTCCATATAAACGATACTCCAAATTCGAAAGGAGTATATACTCTCATTTTTGGGACGATTTCAATATAAAGagttattttcaaaacttgtATGACAATCATAATAATGGTAAAACAACTATTTCTAGTAAATCCTCAACAAATTTAGCGACTTTGCCAAAAAGGACAAGAGCTCTTTCTAGTACATCTTTAATATCAAATAATGGACAAACAAGTACGAATAAAAACTATCGCACCTTAGTAAAGGGTAACTACGAGTTCCCATTTAGCGCAATCATTCCAGGTTCGTTGGTAGAAAGTGTCGAAGGTCTACCAAATGCAGCCGTCACGTATACATTAGAAGCTACCATCGAGAGACCTAAACAACCTGATTTGGTTTGTAAAAAGCATCTAAGAGTCATTCGAACATTGGCAACAGATGCGGTCGAATTATCTGAAACAGTATCCGTCGATAACTCATGGCCTGAAAAAGTTGATTATACAATCTCTATTCCAACTAAGGCGATTGCCATTGGTTCTTCCGCCATGATTGATATCTTGATTGTTCCCGTATTGAAGGGGCTAAAATTGGGTCCAATTAGGATTACCTTAGTAGAAACTTCTCAGTACTGCGGTAGCTATGGAGGGATTATTAACCAAGATAGAGTAGTGACCAagttgaaattgaaagatcCATTGAAGCATATTGCCcaaataaagaagagaagaagcCTGAATGAAACCAACGACGAGGATTTTGATATGGGCACTGGGGAGTTTCAAGACAAATGGGAAGTTCAAGCCTTATTGAATATACCTGCGAGCTTGTCCAAGTGCTCTCAAGACTGTCGAATTTTATCTAATATCAAAGTTCGTCATAAGATAAAATTTACAATAAGTTTACTAAATCCGGATGGCCATATTTCAGAATTGCGTGCGGCATTGCCCGTTCAATTATTCATTTCACCATTTGTTCCAGTTAATGTAAAAACGTCTGATGTTATCGAGAGAACGCTTAAGACATTTGGCCCTTCATATCAGGCCACAACTCAAAACGATAGTTCATTTAGCAACAAAAGATTTATAGACAATACTGAAGAAGAcgtcattttccaaagatcTGTGTCCGAGTTACAATTGTCTTCGATGCCTACTATAGTAAATGGTTCCAATTCAAATGCTCACAATCCAGACGCAGAAACTTCGACTACCAATGATGCGGCTATGGTAGCCAGTCTAATGGTTCCTCCTAACTACGGAAATCATGTTTATGATCGTGTATATGGTGAAACAAccaatcaaaacaaaatatcGACACCAGTACCCCCAGTTGCCAGCGAGTCACAAGTCCTTGACGATATCCAAAACTTGTATATCTCGGATAGCAACGATACTAACAATTCTACTTCGGCACGGAATCCTGAAATTAGAATCGATGACGGTAACCCAAATAACTGTGATTCCCAAGACAACAGCGTCAATAATAGTAGCTCGAATTTGgttattaattttttgacgGTTAATGATAACAGCAACAGCGCCTCCGGAAGTAGATATAATAATTACACTACTAATACAGGACTGAATAGTCCTTCGTTGACCCCGAGCTTCGCTCACTTATCGAGAAGAAATTCTTATAGTCGGCAAACTTCATCTACATCCTTGAAGAATGACTTGGAGCTTTCGACTTTAAGTAGAGTACCTTCATATGACAAAGCCATGAAATCCGACATGATCGGTGAAGATTTACCACCCGCTtatccagaagaagaacttgaTTCACaacaaaacaagaaagtgGAGTTAGAAAGGCCGAAAATTTTACACCATAAATCTACATCGTCTTTATTACAGTTTCCAAGTTCAAGCAAAACTTCCAATAATGTAAAAAGCTCGTCCAGCAAAACCCATTTGTCTCATTCTCCATTACCAAAAAGTAACAATACCTCCTCGGTATCATTACAACAACTGACAAGGAGCAACACGGATAGCTCCTTCAATTTGAATCTATCTTTCGCGGCCCCAAAAAGCAATTCGGCAAGTAGACACTTTTCATTCAATATGACACCATCCTTGACTAATTCAAATACTAATAGCCAAAACAATCTATACTTTAGTAACGCTGAGCTGGCTTCTGATGCGGATCAAGCAAGGCCGGAGGAAAACTACATGGGCTCAGTCGAAACTCAGAGATCACGCTCCTCATCAATTAGAAGTAATACCAGTAACTCACCATCTAGACAAA